A stretch of Brassica napus cultivar Da-Ae chromosome C6, Da-Ae, whole genome shotgun sequence DNA encodes these proteins:
- the LOC111207051 gene encoding uncharacterized protein LOC111207051: MANSLILFSDLKSVQSMLIHHSSAIAPVLGDHKRQTLRELMGVDMLLLDSKVKTEVTLNQGLSHHQFQINVTWKLKPAELDFPNGAMIGKEFFDEIVKAFIGQEHQQQ; encoded by the exons ATGGCTAATTCATTGATTCTCTTTTCCGATCTGAAGTCCGTCCAGTCGATGCTCATCCACCATTCAAGTGCGATTGCTCCGGTTCTGGGAGACCATAAACGTCAGACGCTGCGAGAGCTGATGGGCGTGGATATGCTCTTACTGGATTCAAag GTCAAGACAGAAGTCACTTTGAACCAAGGTCTGTCTCACCACCAATTCCAAATAAATGTGACTTGGAAACTGAAACCTGCTGAGCTGGATTTCCCTAATGGCGCCATGATCGGAAAG GAATTTTTTGATGAGATTGTCAAAGCTTTTATTGGACAGGAACACCAACAGCAGTGA